Sequence from the Fulvivirga ligni genome:
AATGTCAGAGAAGAAGGTGAAAGAACTTGGTCTTGAGCCAGTTGCTCGTATGGTCAGCTATGCCGTGGCAGGCGTTGAGCCTCGCATCATGGGTGTAGGTCCTACGTATGCCGTGCCTAAAGCTTTGGATAGAGCAGGTCTAAAATTGAATGATATCGACCTTATTGAATTAAATGAGGCCTTTGCCGCTCAGTCTATTTCTGTAATCCGTGACCTTGATATGGATATGTCTAAAGTAAATGTAAATGGCGGCGCCATTGCATTAGGACACCCACTAGGAAGCACCGGAGCACGTTTGTCCATCACACTTCTAAACGAAATGAGAAGAAGACAAGGCAGCAAATACGGTATGGTAACAGCCTGCGTAGGCGGTGGCCAGGGCGTAGCCGGTATTTATGAGTTTTTGAAATAAGATTTGAGTAGTGAGTAAAGAGTATTGAGAGGTGAGAAATTAGACTTGAGATTATTGTTCAACCTAAAAATATATCAGTTATGCACAATTTAAATGAATTGAAAATCTGGCATAAATCTATGGATTTGGCGGTCTCAGCTTACAAACTTTCATCAGTGTTTCCCAGTGATGAAAAATTTGGCCTTACCTCTCAGATTAGAAGAGCGGCAGTGTCTGTATCCTCAAATATTGCTGAGGGAGCAGGACGCAATACTAACAATGAATTTGCTCACTTTTTAGGAGTTTCTAATGGCTCATCTTATGAATTACAGACTCAACTCATCATAGCCGAAAGGCTGGGTTATTGTGATAATAAGGAGATGAGCTTATTACTAAATGACATTATAGAAGTTCAGAAAATGAATTTCACCTTTCAAAGAAGATTAAAACAATAAAACATTCGATTTGAGCAAGTGACGTCTCAATACTCTCTACTCAAATCTATAAATCAAATTACTATGAGTACAGCAACAGAACAAGCCAATGCTGCTATTAAAGGTGGCGAGTTTTTAATAAAGGAAACAGAAGCGAAAGACGTTTTTATTCCTGAAGAATGGAATGAAGAGCAAAAGATGATTGCTCAGACCTGTAAAGATTTCTTGAAGCAGGAAGTATTAACTCGCCTGGATGAGATTGATTCTATGAAGCATCCAGAGTTAATGCCTTCTTTGCTAGATAAAGCCGGAGAGCTAGGTCTTCTAGGTACTTCAGTGCCGGAGCAGTATGGTGGTTTTGGTATGGACTTTAACACTTCTATGCTTGTAGCTGAAGTTTTAGGTGCAGGACATTCATTTGCTGTTGCTATTTCTGCTCATACCGGTATCGGCACATTGCCTATTTTGTATTATGGAAATGAAGAGCAGAAGGCTAAATATTTGCCTAAGCTCGCTACTGGTGAATGGAAAGCAGCTTACTGCTTAACTGAGCCAGA
This genomic interval carries:
- a CDS encoding four helix bundle protein gives rise to the protein MHNLNELKIWHKSMDLAVSAYKLSSVFPSDEKFGLTSQIRRAAVSVSSNIAEGAGRNTNNEFAHFLGVSNGSSYELQTQLIIAERLGYCDNKEMSLLLNDIIEVQKMNFTFQRRLKQ